Proteins co-encoded in one Rhodococcus sp. PAMC28707 genomic window:
- a CDS encoding peroxiredoxin yields the protein MPLEVGAQAPDFTLKDQNNQEVSLSSYRGVKNVLLVFYPLAFTGTCQGELCKVRDELPKFENDDTAILAISVGPPPTHKIWAAEQGYTFPLLSDFWPHGAVAQAYGVFNEKAGFANRGTFVVDKSGTVRFAEMNQPGEARDQSAWNEALSVLDA from the coding sequence ATGCCACTCGAGGTAGGCGCACAAGCGCCGGACTTCACACTCAAAGACCAGAACAACCAGGAAGTGAGCTTGTCGTCGTATCGAGGCGTCAAGAACGTCCTTCTGGTCTTCTACCCGCTAGCTTTCACCGGCACCTGCCAGGGTGAGCTATGCAAGGTGCGCGACGAACTGCCCAAGTTCGAGAACGATGACACAGCAATCCTTGCAATTTCGGTGGGACCGCCTCCGACGCACAAGATATGGGCAGCAGAACAGGGCTACACCTTCCCGCTTCTGTCCGATTTCTGGCCACATGGTGCCGTGGCGCAGGCGTACGGCGTCTTCAACGAGAAAGCCGGCTTCGCCAACCGGGGAACATTTGTCGTCGACAAATCGGGCACTGTCCGGTTCGCCGAGATGAATCAACCCGGCGAAGCTCGTGATCAGTCTGCGTGGAACGAAGCATTGTCCGTTCTGGACGCGTAG
- a CDS encoding DUF3052 domain-containing protein — protein sequence MVAAADAQNYAQKLGITRDLVVQELGWDEDTYDDLRADVEDTIGGETLDEDSDEVIDVVLLWWRDGDGDLVDALMDAIGPLSDDGFVWVLSPKTGLPGHVEPSEIAESAPTAGLTQTSAANLGDWIGSRLVQPKTRATKR from the coding sequence GTGGTCGCCGCGGCGGACGCTCAGAACTACGCTCAGAAACTTGGTATCACTCGCGACTTGGTCGTTCAGGAACTGGGCTGGGACGAGGACACATACGACGATCTGCGTGCGGATGTCGAGGACACCATTGGTGGTGAGACCCTCGACGAGGACTCCGACGAGGTGATCGACGTAGTGCTGCTGTGGTGGCGCGACGGCGACGGTGACCTTGTCGACGCCCTCATGGACGCGATCGGACCTCTCTCGGACGATGGTTTCGTCTGGGTACTCAGTCCTAAAACCGGACTTCCGGGACACGTCGAACCGAGTGAAATCGCCGAATCGGCACCGACCGCAGGGTTGACGCAGACTTCGGCGGCCAATCTCGGAGACTGGATCGGTAGCCGACTGGTTCAGCCGAAGACGCGGGCAACCAAGCGGTAG
- a CDS encoding TetR/AcrR family transcriptional regulator yields MKQHVEKKSPHRPSRREDIVDAAIGVFAAKSFSDASIQDVADEADVVPSAVYYHFAGKDELFELAMRRVLDTVNEVVAGVRAEEDANSDRSLEAVIVAVWHWVEAHPNESRLVHYQMPGATSGAATVRREFEDQHIQQAFEYLSPSPVPATKRAAAIEHASHSLSTRSLIELLMTVHTLRMDGGPLSKHPSKSLLRALVAVSTRIVFAD; encoded by the coding sequence GTGAAGCAACACGTGGAGAAGAAGTCGCCGCACCGGCCATCTCGCAGAGAAGATATCGTCGACGCTGCCATTGGCGTCTTTGCTGCGAAGAGTTTTTCGGACGCCAGTATTCAGGATGTTGCGGACGAGGCGGATGTAGTGCCCTCGGCCGTGTACTACCACTTCGCGGGCAAAGACGAATTGTTCGAACTGGCGATGCGCCGGGTGTTGGACACGGTCAACGAGGTTGTGGCAGGTGTTCGTGCAGAGGAAGATGCCAACTCGGACCGGTCACTCGAAGCGGTGATCGTCGCAGTGTGGCATTGGGTCGAGGCTCATCCGAACGAGTCGCGGTTGGTGCACTATCAGATGCCGGGCGCGACGTCGGGAGCGGCGACCGTGCGTCGAGAGTTCGAGGATCAGCACATTCAGCAGGCGTTCGAGTACCTGTCGCCGAGTCCGGTTCCCGCCACCAAGCGCGCCGCGGCGATCGAGCATGCATCGCATTCGTTGTCGACGAGATCGCTCATCGAACTACTCATGACGGTGCACACATTGCGCATGGACGGTGGTCCGCTGAGTAAGCATCCATCGAAGAGTCTTCTGCGCGCACTGGTTGCGGTCTCGACACGGATCGTATTCGCCGACTGA
- a CDS encoding TetR/AcrR family transcriptional regulator — MSATVRRPAHRPSRRGVIVEAAFELFASGPVDNVTVVDIAAAADMTSAAIYYHYPSREEILLEGLREFSTGYIAEIDRIATEDVLPAASLGAFVEPFMTWLDQNRTRALVYFVQSRGASQQVEAIRRDNSSSLIPIFARAAKKTREKLPAAEASIIALALIAQIETFASAFLSGDASYSTLGRRAFIRSGAELADHIAGTTAV, encoded by the coding sequence ATGTCAGCAACAGTGAGGCGTCCTGCGCATCGTCCTTCCCGTCGTGGAGTCATCGTGGAGGCAGCCTTCGAGCTCTTCGCATCGGGTCCGGTCGACAATGTGACCGTTGTCGACATCGCGGCTGCCGCCGATATGACCTCGGCTGCGATCTACTACCACTACCCCTCCCGCGAGGAGATCCTGCTCGAAGGGCTTCGCGAGTTCTCCACCGGCTACATCGCCGAAATCGACCGTATCGCGACCGAGGACGTCCTACCGGCGGCCAGTCTGGGTGCCTTCGTCGAACCGTTCATGACGTGGCTGGATCAGAATCGAACGCGCGCACTCGTCTACTTCGTACAGTCCAGGGGCGCGAGCCAGCAGGTGGAGGCGATCCGACGCGACAACAGCAGCTCGCTGATTCCGATCTTCGCACGCGCGGCCAAAAAAACACGCGAGAAGCTACCGGCAGCGGAAGCCAGCATCATTGCCCTGGCACTGATCGCCCAGATCGAAACGTTCGCATCGGCCTTCTTGTCCGGAGATGCTTCGTATTCGACGCTCGGTCGGCGCGCATTCATTCGATCCGGTGCAGAACTGGCAGATCACATCGCGGGTACGACTGCGGTCTGA
- the aceE gene encoding pyruvate dehydrogenase (acetyl-transferring), homodimeric type, with product MREGVASYLPDIDSDETNEWIESFDGLLERSGPSRARYLMLRLLERAGERRVALPSLTSTDYVNTIPTENEPWFPGDEEVERRYRAWIRWNAAIMVHRAQRPGVGVGGHISTYASSAALYEVGFNHFFRGKDHPGGGDHIFIQGHASPGIYARAFLEGRIPAERMDGFRQEYSHSDSGGGLPSYPHPRLMQDFWEFPTVSMGLGPMNAIYQARFNHYLEDRKIKDTSDQHVWAFLGDGEMDEPESRGLAHVAATEGLDNLTFVVNCNLQRLDGPVRGNGKIIQELESFFRGAGWNVIKVVWGREWDALLHADRDGALVNLMNTTPDGDFQTYKANDGGYVRDHFFGRDPRTKELVKDLTDAEIWNLKRGGHDYRKVHAAYAAAMAHKGQPTVILAHTIKGYTLGKLFEGRNATHQMKKLTLDDLKTFRDLQRIPISDEELEKDPYMPPYYHPGKDSPEIAYMLDRRKALGGFVPERRVSPDPLPQPADKTYATLIKGSGKQEIATTMALVRVMKELLRDKEIGHRIVPIIPDEARTFGMDSWFPSLKIYNRNGQLYTSVDSELMLAYKESSIGQILHEGINEAGSTASFTAVGTSYATHGEVMIPLYIFYSMFGFQRTGDGLWAAADQMARGFVLGATAGRTTLTGEGLQHADGHSLLLASTNPAAVAYDPAFAYEIAHIIKDGLRRMYGGTEGVEGFGGENIFYYITLYNEPYQQPAQPEDLDIDGLLKGIYLFEKPQEGDGPEAQILASGVGIVAARRARELLESEWHVRSGVWSVTSWGELRRDGVESEKDALRDPGAEKRVPYITQALSNAAGPVVAASDWMRAVPDQIRQWVPGDYVTLGTDGFGFSDTRPAARRVFNVDAESIVVAVLSALATSGEIDRSKAVEAAEKYRIDDVLAAPTSYTDTGSA from the coding sequence ATCCGTGAGGGTGTCGCGTCTTATCTGCCCGACATCGACAGCGACGAGACGAACGAATGGATCGAATCCTTCGACGGTCTGCTGGAGCGGTCGGGCCCGTCCCGCGCCCGGTACTTGATGCTGCGTCTGTTGGAGCGGGCTGGTGAACGGCGGGTCGCGCTGCCGTCGCTGACGTCGACGGACTACGTCAACACAATTCCTACCGAGAACGAGCCCTGGTTCCCCGGCGACGAAGAGGTCGAACGACGCTACCGCGCCTGGATCCGCTGGAACGCCGCGATCATGGTGCATCGCGCGCAGCGCCCCGGCGTCGGCGTGGGCGGACACATCTCCACGTATGCATCGTCTGCAGCGTTGTACGAGGTCGGGTTCAACCACTTCTTCCGCGGCAAGGATCACCCGGGTGGTGGCGACCACATTTTCATTCAGGGCCACGCCTCCCCCGGCATCTACGCCCGAGCGTTCCTCGAAGGACGCATTCCCGCCGAGCGCATGGACGGCTTCCGCCAGGAATACAGCCACAGCGATTCCGGTGGCGGCTTGCCGTCGTACCCGCATCCGCGCTTGATGCAGGACTTTTGGGAATTCCCGACGGTATCGATGGGCCTCGGGCCCATGAACGCCATCTACCAGGCACGCTTCAATCACTACTTGGAAGATCGCAAGATCAAGGACACCTCCGACCAGCATGTGTGGGCATTCCTTGGCGACGGCGAGATGGATGAGCCCGAGTCACGCGGTCTGGCGCACGTAGCCGCGACGGAGGGGCTCGACAATCTGACGTTCGTAGTGAACTGCAACCTGCAACGCCTCGACGGCCCGGTCCGCGGAAACGGGAAGATCATCCAGGAACTGGAATCCTTCTTCCGCGGCGCGGGATGGAATGTCATCAAGGTCGTCTGGGGCCGTGAGTGGGATGCGTTGCTGCACGCAGATCGCGACGGCGCGTTGGTCAACCTGATGAACACCACGCCCGACGGCGATTTTCAGACGTACAAGGCCAACGACGGTGGATATGTTCGCGACCACTTCTTCGGGCGTGATCCCCGCACCAAGGAATTGGTCAAGGATCTGACCGACGCCGAGATCTGGAATCTCAAGCGCGGTGGCCACGACTACCGCAAGGTCCACGCGGCGTATGCGGCTGCCATGGCGCACAAGGGCCAGCCGACGGTCATCCTGGCGCACACGATCAAGGGCTACACGCTCGGCAAGCTCTTCGAGGGCCGCAACGCGACGCACCAGATGAAAAAGCTCACCCTCGACGATCTCAAGACTTTCCGCGACCTGCAACGTATCCCGATCTCCGACGAGGAGCTCGAAAAGGATCCGTACATGCCGCCGTACTACCACCCCGGCAAAGATTCACCGGAGATCGCGTACATGCTCGATCGACGCAAGGCGCTCGGCGGATTCGTTCCGGAGCGTCGGGTGAGTCCCGATCCGTTGCCGCAGCCTGCGGACAAGACCTATGCAACGCTGATCAAGGGCTCCGGTAAGCAGGAAATTGCCACCACCATGGCGCTCGTGCGAGTGATGAAGGAACTGCTTCGGGACAAGGAGATCGGCCACCGAATCGTGCCGATCATCCCTGACGAGGCACGCACCTTCGGTATGGATTCGTGGTTCCCATCGCTGAAGATCTACAACCGGAACGGTCAGCTCTACACATCGGTGGACTCCGAACTCATGCTCGCCTACAAGGAGAGCTCGATCGGACAGATCCTGCACGAAGGCATCAACGAGGCCGGTTCGACGGCGTCGTTCACCGCCGTCGGAACGTCGTACGCGACGCACGGCGAGGTGATGATCCCGCTGTACATCTTCTACTCCATGTTCGGCTTCCAGCGCACCGGAGACGGCCTGTGGGCAGCAGCGGATCAGATGGCCCGCGGTTTCGTCCTGGGTGCTACCGCCGGCCGCACCACGCTGACGGGCGAGGGTCTCCAGCACGCCGACGGCCACTCCCTGCTGCTGGCGTCGACCAACCCGGCTGCGGTTGCCTACGATCCGGCGTTCGCCTACGAGATCGCGCACATCATCAAGGACGGCTTGCGTCGGATGTACGGCGGGACAGAAGGGGTAGAAGGCTTCGGCGGCGAGAACATCTTCTACTACATCACCCTGTACAACGAGCCGTACCAGCAGCCGGCGCAGCCCGAGGACCTCGATATCGACGGGCTGCTCAAGGGCATCTACCTGTTCGAGAAGCCGCAAGAGGGTGACGGGCCGGAGGCGCAGATCCTCGCGTCGGGTGTCGGAATCGTCGCGGCCCGCAGGGCCCGCGAACTACTCGAATCCGAATGGCACGTGCGCTCGGGTGTCTGGTCGGTCACCTCGTGGGGTGAACTGCGCCGCGACGGCGTCGAGTCGGAAAAGGATGCGCTGCGCGATCCAGGGGCCGAGAAGCGGGTTCCGTACATCACGCAGGCACTGTCGAACGCCGCTGGTCCCGTTGTGGCCGCATCGGATTGGATGCGTGCGGTCCCAGACCAGATCCGTCAGTGGGTTCCAGGCGACTACGTCACGCTCGGGACCGATGGGTTCGGATTCTCCGATACCCGTCCCGCAGCACGACGGGTGTTCAACGTCGACGCCGAGTCCATCGTCGTCGCGGTGTTGTCTGCGCTGGCGACGTCGGGCGAGATCGATCGGTCCAAGGCTGTCGAGGCGGCCGAGAAGTACCGCATCGACGATGTCCTCGCGGCTCCCACGTCGTACACCGACACCGGGTCCGCATAG
- a CDS encoding helix-turn-helix domain-containing protein has translation MVHDKSAACGVTGEHKSAACGVTGEHSSAASGVTEGHESAPKTGPHHKDDQDGHITDNEVQLPVKALTPSRQKRDPLPDALLRRVKQFSGRLSTEAVTTMQDQLPFFSGLDAAQRASVQLLIQTAVDNFLEWLKNPQSDIRFSLDAFQVIPQDLARRLTLRQTVDMVRVAMEFFEQWLPALARNDQQLVALTEAVLRYGRELGFAAASVYASAAESRGAWDTRLEALVVDAVVRGDTGSDMLSRAATLNWDATAPATVLVGTPPEDQGVSVVSTVHMVAQKHNRAALAVVQGTRLVMVVSGQLIDTAANTAFLTDMLQNFSEGPVVIGPTTRTLGAAHSSAVEAFAGMQAVAGWRGAPRPVHAGELLPERALLGDSAAIATLNEHLVAPLAAAGSGLADTLDAYLDCGGAVETCARLLFVHPNTVRYRLKRIAEVTGRDPTQSRDAYVLRVAATVGRLARTHHEPQYPVPQTTHVTFGEVVT, from the coding sequence ATGGTCCACGACAAGAGCGCAGCCTGCGGAGTGACCGGAGAACACAAGAGCGCAGCCTGCGGAGTGACCGGAGAACACAGCAGCGCAGCCTCCGGTGTGACCGAAGGACACGAAAGCGCGCCGAAGACCGGACCGCATCACAAGGACGACCAGGACGGCCACATCACCGATAACGAGGTACAACTACCGGTCAAGGCACTCACGCCCTCGCGGCAGAAGCGCGACCCCCTTCCCGACGCTCTTCTTCGGCGCGTGAAGCAGTTCTCGGGTCGCCTGTCCACCGAGGCCGTGACGACGATGCAGGATCAGCTGCCGTTCTTCAGTGGACTCGATGCAGCACAGCGGGCAAGCGTGCAGTTGCTGATCCAGACGGCGGTGGACAACTTCCTGGAGTGGTTGAAAAATCCGCAGAGCGATATTCGTTTCAGCCTCGATGCTTTCCAGGTCATTCCTCAGGATTTGGCGCGTCGGTTGACCCTGCGTCAGACAGTGGACATGGTGCGGGTCGCCATGGAGTTCTTCGAACAGTGGCTTCCGGCTCTTGCGCGCAATGATCAGCAGTTGGTTGCACTGACCGAGGCTGTCCTTCGGTACGGCCGTGAGCTGGGTTTCGCGGCGGCTTCGGTGTATGCCAGTGCCGCGGAGTCCAGAGGTGCGTGGGATACCCGCCTGGAGGCCCTCGTGGTCGACGCTGTCGTTCGCGGAGATACCGGGTCCGACATGCTTTCGCGAGCTGCCACGTTGAACTGGGATGCCACTGCGCCTGCGACAGTTCTGGTCGGCACTCCGCCGGAGGATCAGGGTGTATCGGTGGTCAGCACGGTGCACATGGTTGCGCAGAAGCACAATCGCGCAGCTCTCGCGGTCGTACAGGGGACGCGGCTCGTCATGGTTGTCAGCGGTCAACTGATCGACACCGCCGCGAACACGGCCTTCCTGACCGATATGTTGCAGAATTTCTCCGAGGGCCCTGTCGTCATCGGTCCGACGACTCGCACGTTGGGCGCTGCCCACTCGAGTGCGGTGGAAGCGTTCGCGGGCATGCAGGCGGTTGCGGGATGGCGCGGTGCACCTCGACCCGTTCACGCGGGAGAGCTGCTGCCAGAGCGTGCGTTGCTCGGCGACTCGGCGGCCATCGCGACGCTCAACGAGCATTTGGTGGCACCGTTGGCGGCGGCCGGTTCCGGCTTGGCGGACACCCTCGACGCGTACCTCGATTGCGGTGGCGCTGTCGAGACTTGCGCGCGACTGCTGTTTGTTCATCCAAATACTGTTCGGTATCGGCTGAAGCGAATAGCCGAAGTTACGGGACGGGACCCGACGCAATCGCGTGATGCGTACGTGCTTCGTGTTGCGGCAACGGTAGGTCGACTGGCTCGAACTCATCACGAACCGCAGTATCCTGTCCCACAAACCACACACGTAACATTCGGTGAGGTAGTTACGTAA